The sequence GGGCCGTGATCGTTGTTGCCGAGTCGCACCGTGATGAGTTCGTCGCGGTGGCGGACGAATGGAATCGCTATTCGGAGGCGTACGGTTCCGATGGGATCCGCCTGTTCCTGGTCGCCATCGAAGCGGGCCGCGTAGGCGACTCTCGTCCGGGTTTCCGTTTCCGCCTCGTCGCTGGCCCGAATGAGTGGAGATTGGGGGGACGGCCGCCACTCGGGCCCGGTGACCGTGATCGTCAAGAGCGGCAGAGGGAATTCTGGGCGGGGCTGCAGAAAGCGATGAGCAGCAAAGGTAGCTTGTTCAAGGCCACCAGGGTTGTGTCTTCGTATGTGACCATTGCCAGCAAAGGGCCCTTCTCCTTCCAGTTCTGGGTCCTGACCAACTCCTGCCGTGTCCAATTGCGTATCGAGTCTGGCAACCAAGAGCAGAACGACGAGCTGTACGACTCACTCGCTAGCGATCGGGACGCGATTGAGGATGCTCTCGATACCGAACTGGTGTGGGAGAACAAGCCGAACCTGCAATCCAGCCGCATCTACTGGTTCCCGGAGGGGGCTTGTGGCTGGCGTTCACCCGCTGACGAACGGGAAGCCGGCTACGAGGCGCTGGCCGACGCTATGACCCGATTCCACGACACGCTCATGCCCTACGTGGAGGGCCTCGTCTAGGAGTCCCTCCATCCAAGCGGGAGGTAGGTAACCGGCTCGCCGGACCCATCCGGTGGGGGCGGCTTATTGTCTTGTGAGCGCTTTCGGGTGTGGTGGTTTGGATGCTTGTCTGGGTGGTTCCCCCCCCCAGGCTGGGGGTTGCCTTTTCTGTTCGTTTTATAGGCTGAGCCCGTGTCCGCGGTTGGGGGGTTCTACCTCTGGTGTGTCCAGCTCGATGTGTTTGCATCGCCATCCGTTCGGGGAGCATCGGCAGGTGTTGGAGGTGGTTTGGGTGGTGGCTCGGTGGCCGATGTCCCGGTCGGTGGTGGCGGCGCTGAGCAGGCCGAGCTGTTGGAGGGTGTGGTAGGCCGCTTGGGGGGTGGGGTACGGTGGGGATGTGGCGTCGGGGGTGCCGTCGGCGTTGAGGCATAGCAGGTAGCAGGGTTCGTTGGGCGCTGGCGAATAGACCCTCACCGTCGGCATGTGGTCTGTAGGTTGGGGGTCCGGTCCCACGATGTGTAGTTGTGGGTGGACGTTCACCAGTCGCACTAGGAAGTCGCGGGCGGCTTCGGCTTCTTCGAGCGTGGTGTGGCGGCCGGACAGCACACGTGGGGGGCTGGTGGTGGCTACTTCCCAACCCCAGTTATCAGCCTGGTAGCAGCGGACGTGGACACCGACCGGTTGGGCGGCGAGGCGCCGGCGCGTGTTGTGGGACTTCCATTGGAGCCATGGCTCTGTGGCGATCCGGTGTTGGAGACGTTCGTCTGCGGTGAGCAGGTGGGGTTCGACCCGGCCCCAGTCCAACAGTGCGTCCAAGAATGTTTCCTCTGTGGGGGTGAAGGGGAGCACCATCCGCCGGGCGGGGGCGGCTTTGGCCTCAAGCTCGGCGAGGTAGGCGTCTGCGGCGGCTGGTCGGGTGCGCTGCGCGTCAGAGCGGGTCAGCGCGGGGCGGAGTTGGCGGCCCAGGGAAGGGGCTTGGACGTTGCGTGGGTTGGCGCAGACCGTGCGCCAGTCGGGGCGGGCTCCGCCGCCGTAGACGACGAACGCCACACGGAGCTTGGCCGGGAGCAGCCCAGGGAGGTTTGGGATCAGCGCGGCGTCGAACAGGTCTCGGGCGTATCCGCGGTCGTGTAGCGCTGAGAGTTTGCCGGCGGCGATTTCGTGGATATCGAAGATGGGCACATCGGTGGCTTGCCAGCGGCCCAGCCGGTGTGAGTCGTGACGTGTGGTCGGCCACAGCGGCACCCGCCGTACATAGCCAACGTCGACTGAGAGGCCTTCGCTTCGGCCGAAGGCGTTGCGGTATCGGAGGTCCCATTTGCCGCCCGCGTGGTCGCGGTCGGGGTTGGGTCGCCTCTTCACCGCAAGCCCGTGGGCCGGGAGCAGGCACGCTAGGGCGTCCTCGACGGCGGGTCGCTCCCCTTTCATCGTGGCTCGGTCTTCGGCTCCGATGTAGTGGTAGTCCAGATCGAACGACAGACGAGGCGCCGGGAGGACGAACATGTTCAAAGCGGTGCCCCCGGTCAGCGCCAACCGGCTACCCAAAAATGGGTGGGCGGCGATGTCGTCGGCCAGTGCCAGGAGGCGCACGGTCTTTTCGATCCGGTCGGCGACGAAACCGGTAGCAGCGGCTAGGGCACGGAGCTCCCGGCGGGTCGGGGGTGTTAGAAGACCAGTTCCCATTGCCGTTCCACAACCTCTACCGGTACCACCAGATTCCACTCTTTTACGTAGTGGGTCAACTCAATGGGGGCTGGGTCGAGATGGACGGCTGGCGCCGGATCCTGGGGGCGGAACTGGTCCAAGTCGCTGGCAGAGATTCCCCACAGCTCTCGGTGCTGTTCCAAGAAGAACCCCACCTTGGCTCGCAGAGCCGGGCTGCCGTCCCGTAGCTGGCAGTAAGCAGCCACCGCCTCGACGTCGATCTGGTCCGCCCGGGTCACCGACTGGTAGATCTCGTCCCAGCTTCCCCCATAGTCGGGATCCGCCAGAACATCCACCAGGGTGCGTTCCATCCCCGTTACCCGCACCACCCCGTCCGCGTAGGTTCGGGTCACCACCCCGAAATGCTGATCCCCCGAGTCGATGAGGCGTTGTGGGAATCGGACACCCCGATAGCACATAGCCCGGAAAGCCAACGGCGCCTGCGGGTGGGTCGCCGAGTACACGGCGTCGAACCACATGGAGTACGAGATACCCCAAAAGTCAAGGGCTGAGTGGTGTGACACCACCGCGTCTGGGGTCATCTTGGTCGAAACCAGGTCCGGCATCGGCTGGAACCGGGCCGGGTCGATACCGTCGGCCACCACCGCGAACAAACCAGGCCGCACCACTACCACCCGTCCCGCCCGCACCCACCGCCCCTCAAGGCAGCGAGCGGCGTGGAATGGGTCGGACTCACCGCAATCCGCCAGGAACTCAGCGAGTTCCGAGTTCGTGAACACCGGCTCGACAGCTAGGAACTTTTCGTGGTCCACCCCAACACCTCCACTAGAGCCAACCATAACCGCAGCCCCAGAATTCCACTCCTCCTTCTCGTTGACCATCCACCAAGAAGACGCCACCACCAGGGCTTTCTCCCAGCCTGGTAGAAGACGCTGCCAACGCCGGGCGAAGACTGCGCAGTGTCTGCCGGTCAAGACTGCGCGGTCCAGTGGGTGATCTCCTTTCGTTTGCCACCGAGCCCCTAGCTCTGGCCTCCCACGACGATGACCCAGGCGCGGCGGACCAGGCAGCAGCCCCCTAACCCCGCAGCGTCGTGGAGGCATAGCCGCGGCGGGATGTGTGCTGGCTGCTGGCCGACCGGTGGCCGATTCCGGGGGGATGGACCCTCTGTCCAGCGACTCCAACAGAGTCTCGGTGGTTGGGTGGGTAGTCACGCTGCGGGGGACAGGCTGTCGATCCAGTCGTAGATGTCCTGTTCCCACCAGCCCACCGCCCGGGCGTGTTCCCCGCCCAAACGGAACGGTGAAGGGAACGACCCGTCCCGCTCCCGACGCCAGATCGTGGTCCTGCTCAACCCGGTGATCTCCAACACTTCGGGCAGTCTCACCACCCGCC comes from bacterium and encodes:
- a CDS encoding nucleotidyl transferase AbiEii/AbiGii toxin family protein, translated to MGTGLLTPPTRRELRALAAATGFVADRIEKTVRLLALADDIAAHPFLGSRLALTGGTALNMFVLPAPRLSFDLDYHYIGAEDRATMKGERPAVEDALACLLPAHGLAVKRRPNPDRDHAGGKWDLRYRNAFGRSEGLSVDVGYVRRVPLWPTTRHDSHRLGRWQATDVPIFDIHEIAAGKLSALHDRGYARDLFDAALIPNLPGLLPAKLRVAFVVYGGGARPDWRTVCANPRNVQAPSLGRQLRPALTRSDAQRTRPAAADAYLAELEAKAAPARRMVLPFTPTEETFLDALLDWGRVEPHLLTADERLQHRIATEPWLQWKSHNTRRRLAAQPVGVHVRCYQADNWGWEVATTSPPRVLSGRHTTLEEAEAARDFLVRLVNVHPQLHIVGPDPQPTDHMPTVRVYSPAPNEPCYLLCLNADGTPDATSPPYPTPQAAYHTLQQLGLLSAATTDRDIGHRATTQTTSNTCRCSPNGWRCKHIELDTPEVEPPNRGHGLSL
- a CDS encoding DUF4268 domain-containing protein; the protein is MTEPSPPREFKLINIREVWPGEAQDFTPWLAENLEALSEHLEIGELELDRTEVDVPGGRRLDILAKDTDGRRWAVENQYGEADHDHLTRALAYAVGLECRAVIVVAESHRDEFVAVADEWNRYSEAYGSDGIRLFLVAIEAGRVGDSRPGFRFRLVAGPNEWRLGGRPPLGPGDRDRQERQREFWAGLQKAMSSKGSLFKATRVVSSYVTIASKGPFSFQFWVLTNSCRVQLRIESGNQEQNDELYDSLASDRDAIEDALDTELVWENKPNLQSSRIYWFPEGACGWRSPADEREAGYEALADAMTRFHDTLMPYVEGLV
- a CDS encoding transcriptional regulator, with the translated sequence MDHEKFLAVEPVFTNSELAEFLADCGESDPFHAARCLEGRWVRAGRVVVVRPGLFAVVADGIDPARFQPMPDLVSTKMTPDAVVSHHSALDFWGISYSMWFDAVYSATHPQAPLAFRAMCYRGVRFPQRLIDSGDQHFGVVTRTYADGVVRVTGMERTLVDVLADPDYGGSWDEIYQSVTRADQIDVEAVAAYCQLRDGSPALRAKVGFFLEQHRELWGISASDLDQFRPQDPAPAVHLDPAPIELTHYVKEWNLVVPVEVVERQWELVF